One genomic segment of Tripterygium wilfordii isolate XIE 37 chromosome 9, ASM1340144v1, whole genome shotgun sequence includes these proteins:
- the LOC120005074 gene encoding protein GID8 homolog isoform X2, whose product MSLFWIVIRQLAEIEAMATSKKVITREEWEKKLNDVKIRKEDMNKLVMNFLVTEGYVDAAEKFRKESGTEHIDLGTITDRMAVKKAVQSGNVEDAIEKVNDLNPEILDTNPQLFFHLQQQRLIELIRNGRVEEALEFAQEELAPRGEENQGFLEELERTVALLAFEDVSNCPLGELLDMSQRLKTASEVNAAILTSQSHEKDPKLPSLLKMLIWAQNQLEEKAAFPRINDLSTAVLEDPPV is encoded by the exons ATGTCACTGTTCTGGATTGTAATTCGTCAGCTTGCGGAGATCGAGGCTATG GCTACATCTAAGAAAGTCATAACGAGGGAAGAGTGGGAAAAGAAGCTCAATGATGTAAAGATTAGGAAAGAAGATATGAACAAATTGGTGATGAATTTTCTTGTTACCGAGGGTTATGTTGATGCTGCTGAGAAATTCCGGAAGGAATCTGGCACAGAAC ATATAGATCTTGGAACAATCACAGATCGCATGGCTGTCAAGAAAGCGGTGCAGAGTGGAAATGTTGAGGATGCCATAGAGAAAGTTAATGATTTAAATCCTGAG ATACTGGACACAAATCCACAACTGttttttcatcttcaacaaCAAAGGTTGATAGAACTTATACGAAATGGGAGAGTAGAAGAGGCTCTGGAATTCGCTCAAGAGGAACTTGcgccaagaggagaagaaaat CAAGGCTTTTTGGAAGAATTGGAGAGGACCGTTGCTCTGCTAGCATTTGAGGATGTCTCCAATTGCCCTCTTGGAGAACTGCTCGATATGTCACAGCGTCTGAAGACAGCAAGTGAGGTGAATGCAGCCATCCTTACAAGCCAAAGTCATGAAAAAG acccaaagcttccaagcttgTTAAAAATGCTGATATGGGCTCAGAATCAGCTTGAGGAGAAAGCCGCTTTTCCTCGGATAAATGATTTATCTACTGCTGTTCTTGAAGACCCTCCCGTTTGA
- the LOC120005074 gene encoding protein GID8 homolog isoform X3, whose protein sequence is MNKLVMNFLVTEGYVDAAEKFRKESGTEPDIDLGTITDRMAVKKAVQSGNVEDAIEKVNDLNPEILDTNPQLFFHLQQQRLIELIRNGRVEEALEFAQEELAPRGEENQGFLEELERTVALLAFEDVSNCPLGELLDMSQRLKTASEVNAAILTSQSHEKDPKLPSLLKMLIWAQNQLEEKAAFPRINDLSTAVLEDPPV, encoded by the exons ATGAACAAATTGGTGATGAATTTTCTTGTTACCGAGGGTTATGTTGATGCTGCTGAGAAATTCCGGAAGGAATCTGGCACAGAAC CAGATATAGATCTTGGAACAATCACAGATCGCATGGCTGTCAAGAAAGCGGTGCAGAGTGGAAATGTTGAGGATGCCATAGAGAAAGTTAATGATTTAAATCCTGAG ATACTGGACACAAATCCACAACTGttttttcatcttcaacaaCAAAGGTTGATAGAACTTATACGAAATGGGAGAGTAGAAGAGGCTCTGGAATTCGCTCAAGAGGAACTTGcgccaagaggagaagaaaat CAAGGCTTTTTGGAAGAATTGGAGAGGACCGTTGCTCTGCTAGCATTTGAGGATGTCTCCAATTGCCCTCTTGGAGAACTGCTCGATATGTCACAGCGTCTGAAGACAGCAAGTGAGGTGAATGCAGCCATCCTTACAAGCCAAAGTCATGAAAAAG acccaaagcttccaagcttgTTAAAAATGCTGATATGGGCTCAGAATCAGCTTGAGGAGAAAGCCGCTTTTCCTCGGATAAATGATTTATCTACTGCTGTTCTTGAAGACCCTCCCGTTTGA
- the LOC120005074 gene encoding protein GID8 homolog isoform X1, which produces MSLFWIVIRQLAEIEAMATSKKVITREEWEKKLNDVKIRKEDMNKLVMNFLVTEGYVDAAEKFRKESGTEPDIDLGTITDRMAVKKAVQSGNVEDAIEKVNDLNPEILDTNPQLFFHLQQQRLIELIRNGRVEEALEFAQEELAPRGEENQGFLEELERTVALLAFEDVSNCPLGELLDMSQRLKTASEVNAAILTSQSHEKDPKLPSLLKMLIWAQNQLEEKAAFPRINDLSTAVLEDPPV; this is translated from the exons ATGTCACTGTTCTGGATTGTAATTCGTCAGCTTGCGGAGATCGAGGCTATG GCTACATCTAAGAAAGTCATAACGAGGGAAGAGTGGGAAAAGAAGCTCAATGATGTAAAGATTAGGAAAGAAGATATGAACAAATTGGTGATGAATTTTCTTGTTACCGAGGGTTATGTTGATGCTGCTGAGAAATTCCGGAAGGAATCTGGCACAGAAC CAGATATAGATCTTGGAACAATCACAGATCGCATGGCTGTCAAGAAAGCGGTGCAGAGTGGAAATGTTGAGGATGCCATAGAGAAAGTTAATGATTTAAATCCTGAG ATACTGGACACAAATCCACAACTGttttttcatcttcaacaaCAAAGGTTGATAGAACTTATACGAAATGGGAGAGTAGAAGAGGCTCTGGAATTCGCTCAAGAGGAACTTGcgccaagaggagaagaaaat CAAGGCTTTTTGGAAGAATTGGAGAGGACCGTTGCTCTGCTAGCATTTGAGGATGTCTCCAATTGCCCTCTTGGAGAACTGCTCGATATGTCACAGCGTCTGAAGACAGCAAGTGAGGTGAATGCAGCCATCCTTACAAGCCAAAGTCATGAAAAAG acccaaagcttccaagcttgTTAAAAATGCTGATATGGGCTCAGAATCAGCTTGAGGAGAAAGCCGCTTTTCCTCGGATAAATGATTTATCTACTGCTGTTCTTGAAGACCCTCCCGTTTGA